The Caloenas nicobarica isolate bCalNic1 chromosome Z, bCalNic1.hap1, whole genome shotgun sequence genome has a segment encoding these proteins:
- the NUDT12 gene encoding NAD-capped RNA hydrolase NUDT12 isoform X1, with protein MTDFEKNLHQDMISQLHNFAAAGNAARLKSLLSHSPSLINAAANNGWTALMYGARNGHLEVVQILLEEGCDRSLINKSRQTALDIAKFWGYKHIANLLANAKSGQRPHFLSNEVKEYENYFGLTLLDRRTEKRTDSKWLTKKQRHPTTVYLLFSNLSPLVTLGGGIESSQQPEVKLCRLHHKDVEQCMNQTKEDILIFLGVELQFHMNLQTACNGGVLQEDEEDGLVAWFALSVDSASAEKFKQKHDDCYFLHPPMPALLQLPEKEAGVVAQARSVLAWHNRYRFCPTCGSATKIEEGGYKKTCLKEGCPSLQGVHNTSYPRVDPVVIMQVIHPDGNHCLLGRQKRFPPGMFTCLAGFVEPGETIEDAVRREVEEEAGIKVGHVQYVSCQPWPMPSSLMIGCLAVAVSTEIKVDKNEIEDARWFTREQVVEVLTKGNQRSFFVPPGRAIAHQLIKHWIGMNPNL; from the exons ATGACAGACTTTGAAAAGAACCTCCATCAGGACATGATTTCTCAACTGCataattttgctgctgctggaaatgcaGCCAGACTGAAATCATTGCTTAGTCATTCTCCGTCACTTATCAATGCAGCTGCAAATAATGGCTGGACAGCTCTCATGTATGGTGCCAGAAATGGACACCTTGAGGTTGTGCAGATTCTTCTGGAAGAAGG GTGTGACAGGTCCCTTATTAATAAATCAAGGCAGACAGCTCTGGACATTGCTAAATTTTGGGGGTACAAGCACATAGCTAATTTGTTGGCTAATGCGAAAAGTGGGCAGAGGCCTCATTTTCTGTCAAATGAAGtgaaagaatatgaaaattattttggcttGACACTTCTGgacagaagaactgaaaaaagaacagattCAAAGTGGCTaaccaaaaaacaaaggcaTCCAACTACAGTATACCTCCTCTTCTCAAATCTAAGTCCTTTGGTTACTTTAGGTGGGGGAATAGAGAGCTCCCAGCAGCCAGAAGTAAAGCTTTGCAGACTGCACCACAAGGATGTGGAGCAGTGCATGAACCAAACCAAAGAAGacatcttgatttttcttgGAGTTGAACTTCAGTTCCACATGAACCTGCAGACTGCTTGCAATGGAGGAGTTCTGcaagaagatgaagaggatGGATTAGTTGCTTGGTTTGCTCTTAGTGTAGATTCTGCTTCTGCTGagaaatttaaacaaaagcatGATGACTGTTACTTTCTTCACCCACCAATGCCAGCACTACTGCAGCTACCTGAAAAAGAAGCTG GAGTGGTAGCCCAGGCTAGATCTGTTCTAGCATGGCACAACCGCTACCGATTCTGCCCAACATGTGGAAGTGCAACCAAGATTGAAGAAGGGGGTTACAAGAAAACTTGCTTAAAAGAGGGTTGTCCCAGTCTCCAAGGTGTTCACAACACATCATATCCAAGAGTTG ATCCTGTTGTGATAATGCAAGTCATCCATCCAGATGGGAACCACTGTCTTTTAGGCAGGCAGAAGAGGTTTCCCCCAGGAATGTTTACCTGTCTTGCTGGATTTGTAGAACCTG GCGAAACAATAGAAGATGCTGTTCGAAGAGAAGTAGAAGAGGAGGCTGGAATCAAAGTTGGCCATGTTCAGTATGTCTCCTGTCAGCCATGGCCAATGCCCTCCTCCCTAATGATTGGCTGCTTAGCTGTTGCAGTGTCTACAGAAATTAAAGTTGACAAGAATGAAATAGAGGATGCCCGCTGGTTCACTAGAGAACAG GTCGTGGAAGTTCTCACTAAAGGAAATCAGCGTTCTTTCTTTGTACCACCAGGTCGAGCTATTGCACACCAGCTGATAAAACATTGGATTGGAATGAATCCTAATCTTTAA
- the NUDT12 gene encoding NAD-capped RNA hydrolase NUDT12 isoform X2, whose amino-acid sequence MTDFEKNLHQDMISQLHNFAAAGNAARLKSLLSHSPSLINAAANNGWTALMYGARNGHLEVVQILLEEGCDRSLINKSRQTALDIAKFWGYKHIANLLANAKSGQRPHFLSNEVKEYENYFGLTLLDRRTEKRTDSKWLTKKQRHPTTVYLLFSNLSPLVTLGGGIESSQQPEVKLCRLHHKDVEQCMNQTKEDILIFLGVELQFHMNLQTACNGGVLQEDEEDGLVAWFALSVDSASAEKFKQKHDDCYFLHPPMPALLQLPEKEADPVVIMQVIHPDGNHCLLGRQKRFPPGMFTCLAGFVEPGETIEDAVRREVEEEAGIKVGHVQYVSCQPWPMPSSLMIGCLAVAVSTEIKVDKNEIEDARWFTREQVVEVLTKGNQRSFFVPPGRAIAHQLIKHWIGMNPNL is encoded by the exons ATGACAGACTTTGAAAAGAACCTCCATCAGGACATGATTTCTCAACTGCataattttgctgctgctggaaatgcaGCCAGACTGAAATCATTGCTTAGTCATTCTCCGTCACTTATCAATGCAGCTGCAAATAATGGCTGGACAGCTCTCATGTATGGTGCCAGAAATGGACACCTTGAGGTTGTGCAGATTCTTCTGGAAGAAGG GTGTGACAGGTCCCTTATTAATAAATCAAGGCAGACAGCTCTGGACATTGCTAAATTTTGGGGGTACAAGCACATAGCTAATTTGTTGGCTAATGCGAAAAGTGGGCAGAGGCCTCATTTTCTGTCAAATGAAGtgaaagaatatgaaaattattttggcttGACACTTCTGgacagaagaactgaaaaaagaacagattCAAAGTGGCTaaccaaaaaacaaaggcaTCCAACTACAGTATACCTCCTCTTCTCAAATCTAAGTCCTTTGGTTACTTTAGGTGGGGGAATAGAGAGCTCCCAGCAGCCAGAAGTAAAGCTTTGCAGACTGCACCACAAGGATGTGGAGCAGTGCATGAACCAAACCAAAGAAGacatcttgatttttcttgGAGTTGAACTTCAGTTCCACATGAACCTGCAGACTGCTTGCAATGGAGGAGTTCTGcaagaagatgaagaggatGGATTAGTTGCTTGGTTTGCTCTTAGTGTAGATTCTGCTTCTGCTGagaaatttaaacaaaagcatGATGACTGTTACTTTCTTCACCCACCAATGCCAGCACTACTGCAGCTACCTGAAAAAGAAGCTG ATCCTGTTGTGATAATGCAAGTCATCCATCCAGATGGGAACCACTGTCTTTTAGGCAGGCAGAAGAGGTTTCCCCCAGGAATGTTTACCTGTCTTGCTGGATTTGTAGAACCTG GCGAAACAATAGAAGATGCTGTTCGAAGAGAAGTAGAAGAGGAGGCTGGAATCAAAGTTGGCCATGTTCAGTATGTCTCCTGTCAGCCATGGCCAATGCCCTCCTCCCTAATGATTGGCTGCTTAGCTGTTGCAGTGTCTACAGAAATTAAAGTTGACAAGAATGAAATAGAGGATGCCCGCTGGTTCACTAGAGAACAG GTCGTGGAAGTTCTCACTAAAGGAAATCAGCGTTCTTTCTTTGTACCACCAGGTCGAGCTATTGCACACCAGCTGATAAAACATTGGATTGGAATGAATCCTAATCTTTAA